GGCACGGTGCCAATCGGCGGCGGCTTGGAGCAGGGCGGCCTCCGCTTGGAGCAGTTCCAGGCGGGCGGCGAGCAACTCAGCAGTGACAGCTTGCCCGGCGGCTTGGCGTTTCTCCAGCTCAGCCAGTTGCTGGCGCCAGAACTCGACTTGGCTTTGCCGGGCGGCCGCGACGGTGCGCTGCCCCTGACGGGCGGCGATGGCGGCCCGGACTTCCGCGGTGACCTGCCGCTGCCGCGCTTGCAAGACCGCTTCCACGAGGGACCGTCCGCGCTGCTCCCACAGAGTCGGAGCCTTGCGCAGCTCCGCCAAGAGGGTCTGAAGGGGTGAAGGGGCCGGGCCAGTGCTGAGCAAGGGGTGAATCGCCTGAAGCAATCCCTCCGCTTGGGCCAGGGCGCGGCCGTCGACTTGCAACAGCAGGCGCAAGAGGTTGAGGTCGGGCCGGTAGGTGAGGGCCAAATCCACAGCGGCTTCCACCGCCACATCGCGGGGATCGACCTGGAGCTTCACGGTCGGCCACAGCGGCGGATCGGCGCCAGGCAGCCCCAGGCGTTCGGCCAGGGCGGCATTGAGGGCGATGCGCAAACTCTCCACCTGGGCCAGCCGCGAGCGGACCTCCAGCAATTGCCGCTGGACAGTCAATAAATCCTGGGCCGAGCGCACCCCTTGTTGCACCGCCTTTTCCAGACTGTGCGCCTGATCCTGGAGCAATTGCTCCGCTTGGCGCAAGCGGTCATACTGGCCTTCCGCCGCCGCTAAGCGGTAAAAGTCGCTCAGAGCTTCGGCCATGTGGCGGTTGCGCAGTTCATCGGCGGCATAAGCGCGGATGAGGTTCCAGATTTCGCCCTCGCCGTGTTTGAGGCGCCGCAGACGGGGCATGTCTGCCGGCACGGCCAAAACATCTGCCACAGGGGTCGCCTGGAAAGTTCGGCGGCGGCATTCCTCCGCCGTCAGATGGCGGTAGAGTGACGGCAGGGGGGAGGGCGGAATATCGGGACGAGGGACCTCCACGGTGATGGTCTGCCGCGGTCCTTCGGGTAGGGGAGCCGCCTCGCTGGGGGCCGGAAGCCCAGGCCAGCCGCCGGCATGACATCCCGCTGCCGCTGCTAGACAAACCAATGCCAGGCATCGCTGAACCATCCCCTTCTCCCCTGGGCAGGGTGCCCCCTGTCCTTATCGGCACTGCCGCGGCGTGCAGTGCAGCAAACATCCCCTTTCTGCTTGTCAAGGTCAGGCCAGGACGGGTAAACTACCTCCAGGAACCCTGGGGAGGCGATGAGCCATGCGGAGGAGTAGTCACCAGTCACGGCAGGGGGGCGTCCGCTGGGGCATGCCGGCGGCATTAGCGCTGGTGGGGTTAGCCGCGGCGGCTCTGGCGCAATCCAGTTATCAGGACCCGCCGCTGACCCCCCAAGATCGCACCCACTGGGCCTTCCTTCCTCCGAAAAAATCCAGCCCCCCTCTCGTGACCAACAAGGCTTACTCCCCCCGCAACGCGGTGGATGCTTTCATCTACGCCCGCTTGCAGCAAGCCGGGCTGGCTCCCTCGCCGGAAGCAGACAAACGCACGTTGATCCGCCGCCTCCATTTCGACCTGATCGGCCTGCCTCCCACGCCGGAGGAAGTGGACGCCTTCCTCCAGGACCCTGCTCCCGATGCCTACGAGAAACTGGTGGACCGCCTGCTCGCTTCCCCCCACTTCGGCGAACGCCAAGCCCAACACTGGCTCGATGTCGTCCGCTTTGCCGAAA
This window of the Thermogemmata fonticola genome carries:
- a CDS encoding TolC family protein; translated protein: MVQRCLALVCLAAAAGCHAGGWPGLPAPSEAAPLPEGPRQTITVEVPRPDIPPSPLPSLYRHLTAEECRRRTFQATPVADVLAVPADMPRLRRLKHGEGEIWNLIRAYAADELRNRHMAEALSDFYRLAAAEGQYDRLRQAEQLLQDQAHSLEKAVQQGVRSAQDLLTVQRQLLEVRSRLAQVESLRIALNAALAERLGLPGADPPLWPTVKLQVDPRDVAVEAAVDLALTYRPDLNLLRLLLQVDGRALAQAEGLLQAIHPLLSTGPAPSPLQTLLAELRKAPTLWEQRGRSLVEAVLQARQRQVTAEVRAAIAARQGQRTVAAARQSQVEFWRQQLAELEKRQAAGQAVTAELLAARLELLQAEAALLQAAADWHRADLQLRQALGLLVRE